In Deinococcus aquaedulcis, the genomic stretch GCAACGACGCGGTGGCGAACACCGTAAAGGTCAAGACGGTGAAGAACAAGGTGGCCCCGCCCTTCAAGGAAGTCGAGCTCACCCTCATGTACGGCAAGGGCTTCGACCAGCTCAGCGACCTCGTGACGCTGGCCAGCGACATGGACATCATCAAGAAGGCGGGCTCGTTCTACTCGTACGGCGACGAACGCATCGGCCAGGGCAAGGAAAAGGCCATTGCCTACATCGCCGAGCGCCCCGAGATGGAAGCCGAGATCCGCACCCGCGTGCTGGGCGCCATTAAGGACGGCCGCGATCCGCTGGCCGCCGTGCCCAGCGTGGCGGAATAAGCACTCCCCAGAAGAGAAGCGCCGGGGCCAACCGGGCCCCGGCGCTTCTTCATTTTCATTGCTGGCGCGGTTGATCGCTGTTGCGGTCGCCTGAACGGCACTCTACGGCAGCTGCCAGAGCGACACGGTATCCGCTGGCGCTCTGCTCAGGCGGCGGCGCAGGTCCTCACCGCTGTAATCATCGTCCTGCTGCACCAGCGACCAGCCAGCGGGCAGGGCAAGATCCACCGTCAGCAGTTCGGTCAGGCCCGCTTCGGGCACGCAGCGTGAGGACCCACGCACGGTGACAGCCTCGGGGAGGTACACCAGCCGGTAGTCACGCACCTGAGCCGCCGCATCCGGCACCCCGTCCAGCACATTGACCTCACTGTTCAGGCGCTGAGCGTCTCCCCAGAGATGTTCGCCCACCACGCTGCCCAGGCTGGGCCACTGCGTACCCGCTGGCGCCACCAGCAGTTCGCGCAGTGGAAACACGGCGGCGTCGGGTGCATTGAACACGATCTGGCCCTCGTACTGGGCGCAGTCGGCCGGGTTCACGGGCAGCAACCACTCCTTTAGGGACACCAGTTGTCCGGCCAGCCGGTCGGGGCGGGGCAGCGGCAGGGTCAGGCGCCCGGCCGCGTCCACACTGCCGCGCGCCAGCAGCACCTGTCGGTCATCGGCTGCCGAGAGGGGAGCCAGCACGCCCACTGCACGGCCCGCCTCCGCCCAGCCCAGCACCTGCGCGCGCAAGGTGGGCTCAGCCTCCTGGCTCTGGCCCACCGCTCCCAGCACTGCAATCCAAAGCAGCCAGCGCAGCCGTTTCATGGGCTGACTGTACCAGGGCCACGACAGGAGAGGGCGCCCGGCCGCAAAGGTCCAGGCGCCCTCTCTGTGTGCGTGAGGTTACTTGCCGCCGCCGATGCCGATGCCAATGCCGGTGCCCACGCCGATGTTCACACCCACGCCGACCCCGCCCTGGGCACTGCCACTGGCGCCGCCTGCTGACCCAGACGTCTGGCCGCTGCCGCTGGCGGCGCCCTCACCCTGCACCGAAACGTTGACCGGTCCGCTGACCAGAACGCGCGTCAGAGTCTCCTGCCCGGAGGTGGTACGCACCGTCAGGCGGCCGAAGTCCAGCTGGCCCCGCGCGTCGGCGCTGGCCTGGGCGGCCAGATCAAAGGTGCTCTGCACGCCGCCTCCCGTGGTCACGACGGCGCGGGTGGCCCCGCTCAGGTCGCCCTGGGCCTGCCAGATCCCACTGGCGGTCAGGATGCCCACCACCTGGCCCTGGGCGTTCACCAGGGTCACGGTCCGGCCAGCCAGGGCAGCGGCGGCTGCGGCCCGGGCGCTGGCCTGGGCCTGGGCATCGGCGCGCACCGCTTGCGTGAGGCTGACTGCCTTGCTGCTGCTGGCCACCACCAGTGTTTCGGCGCTCACGCGGCCCTGGGCGGCCACATTGCCTGCCAGCCGGTAGGTGGCCGAGGCTCCACTGCGCAGCGTGACGCGCGCCTGGGTGGCCGCGCGGCTGGCGCCCTGGAACACAAAGGTGCCGGCGGCGTCGGCGGTGGCGACCACGCGGCCCTGGGCATCCAGCAACGCCGCGCTCGAAATCTGGGCGTCGGCCTGTGCGGCGGCACTGGCCTGGGCCCCCATCTGGGTCGCGGTGCCGGTGGTGGCGTGGGCGGCGGGGCTCAGCAGAAGGGCGGTCAGAAGCAAGAAGGCAGGCGTCTTGGTCATGGGAAGTCCTTTTTCGGCAGGTGGTGCTTGGGCCGATGTGGCGAACTATAAGAAGTGTTTCTGATAGCTTTATTATGGCTTTTTCTTTGTAGAAAAAAGGCACAAATTTATAGACACGCCGCAAAAGAGTGTCGTCCCGCCAGCCGTATTCGGCCGCGTAGGGGAAGTGGATCACAGGCGTCTCAAAAAAATCGCAAAGGGGCGGGCTTCCCCTCCCCCATTTCGCCTACGCCGCGCTGCACCTTTCGGCGGATGCCGCCTCTGACCCACGCCAGCCACACTAGAAGCACGCAAAGGGCCGGGGTTTCCGCACGGGAGACATCGACAACCCGGCTCCAAGCAAGCGCCCCCGCCCGAGTGAAGGCGGGGGCGCTTTGTTGGTGGTCGAGTGGTGGGGTCTTAGCGGCGCAGCAGCGCCCAGGCGCCGGGCAGCAGCAGGGCGGCCAGCAGCAGTTTCAGGGTGTCGCCCAGCAGGAAGGGGGTCAGGCCAGCGGTGAGCAGCGCCTGTCCTTCCAGGCCGGTGATGGCGCCCAGGACAGGCAGGCCGAACAGATAGATCACCACGTTGCCCGCCAGCATGGCCAGAGCGGTGCCCAGGAACTTGCGGTCCAGCGCGAAACGTTCCACCAGAAAGCCCACCAGCGCGGCGGCGAAGGGAAAGCCAATCAGGTAGCCGAGGCTGACGCGCAGGCCCGTACCGGCGGGGTTCAGCACGCCGCTGCCGCCACCGGCATAAATGGGCAACCCTGCGGCGCCCGCCGCCACATACAGCAGCAGCGCGGCCAGGGCCCGCTTCCAGCCCAGCGCGGCGCCCACCAGCAGCACGCCCAGCGTCTGCAGGGTCAGGGGCACCAGCTGCAGCGGAATGGACCCCTGGGCCAGAATGGCGACAAAGGCCGCGCCGCCCACGATCAGGGCGAGGTCACGGGCGCGGCTGTGGGCCGGCAGCAGGGTGCGGGACAGGGTGGGGTGCAGCACAGTCATGGAAATCTCCTTGGGGTGAGGGGCGAAAGGGAAACGGTCAGAGGGAATCGGCGCCCAGCGTGCCGATCAGCTGCACGTCGCCGGCGCTGACGGTGTGCAGGCCCCCCGGGGTCTGCACCAGCAGGCTGCCGCGCGCGTCCAGGTCAGTGGCCAGGCCCTCCAGGGGGCCAGCCGGGGTCTGCACCCGCACCGGGTGCCCCAGGGTGAGGCTGGCCGCCCGCCACGCCGAGAGCACCTCGTCGGCAGGGGCCGCCAGCCAGGTGTGCAGTTCGCGCAGCACAGCTCCCAGGACGCCCGCGCGGGTCACCTCGGGGGCAAATTCGCGCAGGTGGGCCGCGCCGTCTGGGGCCGCCGAAACATTCAGGCCAATGCCCAGCACCGCCCGCCGGGCTTCCTCGCCGCGCAGGTCGGCTTCCAGCAGAATGCCGGCCAGTTTGCGGCCATCCGGGGCCAGCAGGTCGTTGGGCCACTTCAGGCCGCCCACGCCCGCCGCGTGCCCCACCGCCACCCCGGCCGCCAGCGGCAGCAGCGCCAGTTCCGGCAGGGTCAGCGGCGCGCCTCCCGGTCCCTGGCGCAGCAGCACCGAGAACGCCAGCGTGCCGTGCGTGGTGGCCCAGGCGCGGCCCCGGCGGCCCCGGCCCTGGGTCTGGCGTTCGGCCACCACCACCGCGCCATGTGGAGCGGGCGCCTGAGGGTCGTCCGCCCAGGCCCGCACCTCGTCCTGGGTGCTGCCCACCGTCCCCAGGTAGCGCAGCTGGGCGCCGATGGGGGTGGGCCGCACCACGAACTGCGGCGCGGGCGTGTCGGGGTTCAGGGCGTAGCCGGCACGGCCAATCTGCACCGGCACCCCGGCGTCCTGCAGGCGGCGGGCCAGGGTGTTGACGGTCACGCGGCCCACCCCCAGGCGGGCGCCCAGGGCGTCGCCGGTCTGGGGCTCTTGGGTCAGCAGGGGCAGGAGACGGTCGGGCATGGCCGTTCAGGGTTTTACGCGCCTCGCTGAACGAAAGCAATGAACCGGGTGCAGAGTTGCGGGCGCGGGGCAGGAGGCAGGGCGGTTTCAGGTCTTCCCAGGGCGGCCGGAGCGGAGGTCATGGGGCGGCGCCCACGGCCGTGCACGGAGCCGGCACGTCAACCCTGCCGCCTCTGTCAGCGGCCATCCTGAAGCGATCATTGGCCCGTCAGAGTGGCTTTGGTAAACTGGGCCCATGACGATGGTGCGCCAGACCAAACAGCGCCTGGCCGTTCTGGAGGTGCTGCGTGAAGCCCGGTCGCACCCCGACGCCGCCTGGATTCATGCCCAGGTGCGCCAGCAACTGCCCAGCGTGAGCCTGGGCACCGTGTACCGCACCCTGGACGCGCTGGTGCGCGACGGCGTGGTGGTCACCCTGGAACGCGCCGGGCAGGCCACCCGCTACGACTACAAGCACGAGGGCCGCACCCACCCCCACGCGGTCTGCCGCACCTGCGGCGCCATTTTCGACCTGG encodes the following:
- a CDS encoding biotin--[acetyl-CoA-carboxylase] ligase, producing the protein MPDRLLPLLTQEPQTGDALGARLGVGRVTVNTLARRLQDAGVPVQIGRAGYALNPDTPAPQFVVRPTPIGAQLRYLGTVGSTQDEVRAWADDPQAPAPHGAVVVAERQTQGRGRRGRAWATTHGTLAFSVLLRQGPGGAPLTLPELALLPLAAGVAVGHAAGVGGLKWPNDLLAPDGRKLAGILLEADLRGEEARRAVLGIGLNVSAAPDGAAHLREFAPEVTRAGVLGAVLRELHTWLAAPADEVLSAWRAASLTLGHPVRVQTPAGPLEGLATDLDARGSLLVQTPGGLHTVSAGDVQLIGTLGADSL
- a CDS encoding Fur family transcriptional regulator, with amino-acid sequence MTMVRQTKQRLAVLEVLREARSHPDAAWIHAQVRQQLPSVSLGTVYRTLDALVRDGVVVTLERAGQATRYDYKHEGRTHPHAVCRTCGAIFDLDAGDVPAVPASALPPGFQVTDVRLEFMGLCPGCQSA
- a CDS encoding biotin transporter BioY; the encoded protein is MTVLHPTLSRTLLPAHSRARDLALIVGGAAFVAILAQGSIPLQLVPLTLQTLGVLLVGAALGWKRALAALLLYVAAGAAGLPIYAGGGSGVLNPAGTGLRVSLGYLIGFPFAAALVGFLVERFALDRKFLGTALAMLAGNVVIYLFGLPVLGAITGLEGQALLTAGLTPFLLGDTLKLLLAALLLPGAWALLRR